GTCATTATTCAGATTCTTGTCAGTGAGGCCAAACTCATATTCATAACCATATTAAATACACCCTTCTTTTAGAGCTAGGAGCCTGACTGTCTCTTTCCTGCATATCAGCGTTACCATTAGACGACTGCACATGTTAGAACAACTTATACTCTATTACAATCAAGGTCATTGGCTGGGCGCGTGTGATTATTTCTGTTACCCTGTTGCTGATTGCCAGACGTGACCTTATCTCGTCATAAGGGGACCTTTTATATGAGAATGATTCACACATTCTTTGGAGCAGCTGATGTGGTTGTGAGATAGCAGCTGAAACCCTGTCAGAAGCGTCTGTCTAAAGTGCTTTGTCATTTGTCTGTCCTTGGTACTGTAAGTGTTACTTGTCCTTAGTGATGTATTCATACAATTATTTGAGTCTAATAGAAcgagtacatactgtatatgcatCAGGTTGATTATATTTGTACATTCTGTTTACAGCATGGCACGTATAACATATTTCTCTTCCTCTTCCAGTCGTAAATTTAGAACAAAAGAGAAAATGAAGGCCTGTCAAGGAGCCACCCGTTCCTCTGTCTGATTTTACAGGTCTTCCGTCACATGGAGTAAATCAATAGAAAGGGGATAATGGATGACAGATGGTTGTCGAAGGATACCAGCTCTCTACAGGGAGTGGGTTTGTACACTCCCAGCCCTGCAGCTGAGCCCCTCCCCCCAGGTTAGCCAGAAAGGCCCAGCTGAAATGGAGCCTCTGGTCGCAGCCGGACATAGTGACCAAGCACTTTCAGCCTCTTGCATCAGATGTGGTCATCCTGGCTGTTTGTCGGGGAACTATTCTTCTATTAACAGCACTGGGCATGTGTTCCTGGGATGGAAATAGCTTGTCCATCCAAACATCTCTTTAAATAAGTATTGTTATTTCATATACTGTAGATCATCTTATGCCGAAATAACCTAGTTAGTTTATTCTTATTCCCCGAACTGAATATATAAAGTTGTATTGTCATAGCTAGTTACAAGGCTGAGTAGGAGCCATAGACGTTAGAAAATAAGAGAATGCCAGACAGCTGCCGTAATGCCATTCCAGCACCCAGCCCTTCTCTCTGTGAATGGCTGTGGTTTCCCCCTTTATTCAATCAGTCATTGCACAGATTTGGGCAGTGAGCAGGCAACCAGCAGCTAAAATAGACACTATTGTTCTGAAGACTGACTAATGAATGACAAAAAAGGGGGAAGGAAGGCCGTAACgcgggaagaggaggaggtgaggggaggtcATCCATTGTTCCTTGTTGCCTATTTTCTCCCTCGGTCTTCCCATGGGATGGTTGTTTGTTATGGAGGGCCCAGTGCGGCTTTGTTAGCTAGCCTGCTTTGAGGTCAGTAAAGCTGGGATGGTGCCAAGTCTCCCCTCTCACACCGCCCCTGGGTCTCACTCACTTTAATGTAATACACAGAGGAAACAGATAGATGCTGAGGGAGAAGCCAGCTGTTTTCTTGGCCTGGTCTAAGGGTATGCTTTCCTCTGTCTTTAAAGAGCTTTGTCAAGACACTGGATATTTATTCTCGGAACCCGTTGCGCGCTAGTCTTCCCTCTATCAGAAGAAACTACTGGATAATAGACCGTTGTTGTAAAATAACTGACagtttcttaactgacttgctttgttaaataaacactttttttttatggACCAGagtgtgtttatttgtttatatttctatgtttttctCCCTTAATTTTACAAAAGCTTTATTTACAAAATGTAAATATTTAAATGTAGAGTATATCAAAACTGCATCATGAAATAAGTCATAAAAAGTTCTTAAGCAAATATACAATTATAAACATATTTGTCAAttagttttatattttatttttttttgtgtgcatttCTACAAAGAACACTAGCCAAAAAACAACACAAGTGTTTTTTTCCGTAATGGTTAACAAAGCATAGCTAATATGGTACCATGTTGTTTCATTGTCTGTTAGTTATATTTATTAAAATGAAGGCAAGCTGTTCTTCTAGGATTTCAAACCACTGCACTGCTGCTTGTAGTGTTTGAGTTGTAATTCAAATTATAATCATAAATAACACTTCTCATTGGAGTAAGTCATGGGgaatgagtactttctgaaggtactgtgtATATCAACTGGAGTCCTTATCAAATAAACTTGCTTACGATGTTAAGATAAAAGTTGCCACTAGAAAAACAGGCTCCCAGGTCTTGTGCATTGAAATACCTGGGTTCTCACTTTTTCTCTAATTGATTTCCTTCAATCAGTGCAATCAAATCAAGAATGCTTTGACTTTCAAATGTCCTTTATTTGGTTTTTAACTAAGTTACTTTTGTTCTCCAAAGAATAGAAAAATGGCTATTCAAACATACATTTGTAAAACTTACAAAAATGGCCCTCAATGTCTTGAAATGGAGTAGGTACACTGGTGGTTAGTGTCAGCAGGGTGTGCACCAAGGCACAACTTTGGTTTTTGAAAACAGCATAAATATTTGACGGTCCATGCTATCTCgcatccttgggacgtccctaccccattgaagttgacattttaaatggtgtaggtaagggttatggttatatttagggttaaggtaagggtggggtaggggttaaggttggggtttaGGGTAGGAACATCCCAAGGATTCCAGAGAGCACTGAATTGTCATGACATTCTGTGACATATTATCCTTTCAATTACTTTTCACTGTAAGGATCAATGTGAATCAATGCTCATATTCAAAGCCTGTAAAGTGTAAATAGTATTACACTCTCAATAACACTTGTTACTTCTACTTTACTCCTTATAGAAACCATGCTGAAATTGTTCCTATTCTTCCCCAGATGACCTGGAGTCTCCCTCATCTTCAGAACCTTCAGAAGTAACATTCACACCCTCTACTACATCTCTACACACCAGCTGCTTCACCTGTGAGGGCATCTGTTTGTCCTCTTCTTCAAGGGTGGAAGCTTTAGATGTGTCACTGTCCATCTTTATGTTCCAATTGGCCGCCTGTGGATTCCAAATCCACCCAGGATAGGTTATCAGCCAAGGCTAGGTTCTGATTGGGTAGCTTGGTCACATGGTCATATGGCTCGTCCGGTTGATAGGAGGCTCCTGTTTCCAGATTGGAACCCCAGAAGTTGCTGTGTACACCAGAGCTGAGGAAGCTGTGGAGGTCCCGGCCTTTGCTGTCAGTTTTGGATGATCTCTCCGAGTCTCTCTTGTGACCTGCAAAAGGATCTCCAGATTCCAGGTGTTTGTTTGGACTTTCTAAGACTTCCCATTTGTCTGTCTGAAGACATTCATGACTTGCCTGATAGCTAGTGACCTCCTCTGCAGAATGTTCTATAAGAGCATTGCAATCCTCATAGTGAGAGACCGCCACATCTAACAAGTCTACCTGATCTGCAGTTAGATTTGCTTCGTTGGCACGTTGCAAATACTGGCTTGCATTTGGAGACTCATCATCTGTGCTGTTGGACTCTTCTATATCCGAGTTGTTCATGTTGGTTTGACTCTCAGGCCTGCTGTTTAAACTGCTGTGGATAGAATGGCTTTCAGTAAAGTCTGCATGAGTCAGCATAGAAAGGTTCTGGTCATCCTGTCCTTCTATTTTGTCTGGTACAGCTTCAGTTCCCAGTTCCTCACTGAAGACCTTACCTTGAGCCAAATATTCTGCTTTGGATATTTCTGCTGAACTTTCTCTAAGAGATGTGTGTTCAGGTGTCATTCGAATCCTAGAGTGCATTGAATACATAACCTCTGAGGGTATATACTCTGGCTCAGATTGATTCAGTTCCTCTCCACCTGAGGGTATATACTCTGACTCAGATTGATTCAGTTCCTCTCCACCTGAGGGTATATACTCTGGCTCAGATTGATTCAGTTCCTCTCCACCTGAGGGTATATACTCTGGCTCAGATTGATTCAGTTCCTCTCCACCTGAGGGTATATACTCTGGCTCAGATTGATTCAGTTCCTCTTCACCTGAGGGTATATACTCTTGTTCAGATTGATTCAGTTCCTCTCCGTCTGAGGGTATATACTCTTGTTCAGATTGATTCAGTTCCTCTCCGTCTGAGGGTATATACTCTTGTTCAGATTGATTCAGTTCCTCTCCGTCTGAGGGTATATATTCTTGCACGGATTGATTCAGTTTCTCGCCGCCTGAAGTCGTATGCTCTTGTTCAGATTGATTCAGTTTCTCGCCGCCTGAAGTCGTATGCTCTTGTTCAGATTGATTCAGTTTCTCGCCGCCTGAAGTCGTATGCTCTTGTTCAGATTGATTCAGTTTCTCGCCGCCTGAAGTCGTATGCTCTTGCTCAGATTGATTCAGTTTCTCGCCGCCTGAAGTTGTATGCTCTTGCTCAGATTGATTCAGTTTCTCGCCGCCTGAAGTCGTATGCTCTTGCTCAGATTGATTCAGTTTCTCGCCGCCTGAAGTCGTATGCTCTTGCTCAGATTGATTCAGTTTCTCGCCGCCTGAGGTCATATGGTCTTGCTCAGATTGATTCAGTTCCTCGCCGCCTGAGGTCATATGCTCTTGTTCAGATTGATTCAGTTCCTCGCCGCCTGAGGTCGTATGCTCTTGTTCAGATTGATTCAGTCTCTCTGAGTGTATCTGCTCTACCTCCTCACTGTATAATATGTCTTGTGTCTGGGAAAGTTCAGTGTGAGACCCAATTTGAAGACTCAGTACTGACTCGCTCTCAATCATCTGCCCATTAAAGTGTTCACTGTAACTGGATATAGATAAATTCTCTAATTCTTGCTCTACCAATCTATCAATTCTTTCTTCATTATTGTCCTCATCAGAGCACATCATGGAGTACTCTCCAGGTTCTGTAAGGTCCTCATAGGATTGTTCCTCTTCTGCCTCCTGAATCAACTGATCTACTGCAGTCTCCTCATCGTTCTCCTGTGTAGCATGCTCCTTTGTTTGGCTAGCATCCATGTCCTCTTGGTGAGTGGAGCCCATGTTACTTTCCTGATCTATGACATCCCCTTCTGACTCTTCATACAGATCCTCCATGGTGTCAAACTGTTTGGACTTGCCTTCGCCCCAGGTGCCTGATCCTGTCTGGCAAACCTCCCTGTCCTGTTCACCATCACTGGAGTCACTTTCTCCCATGTGTGAAGCCTGAGTGTTGGCATCCGTCTCGTCACTCTTGTAACGGATCAGGGGGTGTGTGTCGGCCAGTGTGTTGTCCTGAGTGTAGCTGTCACCTTCTAGCTCAGCCCTCCATGAAACATAAGTATTTTGACAGTAGTTTGCCTCATCATGATCCTCTTTGTCATTGTCGGATATATTCCGTTTCTCTCTGCCTAAAGGTATATGCTCTTGCTCAAATTGATTCAGTTTCTCTACATTTGAAGGTATATGCTCTTGATCAGACTGATTTGGTTGGGTTTCTCTGTTATTCCACATCTCTTCCTCTTTCATATGATCCTTTCCTTCTTGATCCTTTCCTTCATCCATTCTTTCTCTAATTCCATTCTCTTCATTGTATCCTCCCACTCTATTCCATTCATCATCTACATCCCCATTGGGGTGCAATGCATATTGTTCCTCACGTTTATTATACATATCATTTTCATCATCCCCTTTTGTGAAATTTATATCACCTTCCTCCAGTCTTTCAACATGGTGAAATACCTCTTCTGACCAGTGAGAAGCTTGAGCAGATTCATATGAGATAATCGCCTCTCGGTTGAACTTATCGATTCTTTCTGTCACACAATGTTCCTTATTGAACCCTGCCAATCTTTCACAATCATCCTTACCATACCCATAGGGGCGCAATTCATCTTCCAATTGCTCCTCATCTTTGTTAGACATATAGTTTTCATCATCCTCTTTTGTGAGATTAATAACATCTTCCTCCACTCTTTTAACATGGTGAAATGCCTCTTCTGAACCGTGGGAGGCTTGAGTAGATGCATATGACATATTGTCCTCTTGGTTGAACTCTTTTGACTTGTTGTACTCAAAAGCTTGACTGCTTGTGAAGGTCTCAAATGCAGGTTCTAGCACTGATTTAATTTCAGACTCCAAGCCTTCTTTCCCCACCCATTCAGCGTCTTTCCTTGCTGTTTCGAGATCTCTTTCCTCCAATGCATTCATGGGACCGTAAGGCAGATCTAGTAGAGGTTCCTCCTTTTCAGAAGACATTTCAAAAGGTACATCATTATCATCATTTGCCGAGAAAGCAGAATGTGCCCCTGTCACTGAACCTGCTCTCTCATCGCTCACTGAAGGGCTGTAGAGCTCTTGAGCATCAGTGCTGAACACAGTTGGCATACTGAAGCTGATCTCAACCTGGTGACTCATGGCAGGTTCCAGAACTGGTTTGTCTTTAGCAACCCAGGTTCTGACTATGTTCtgatcctcttcctccttttctaAATCCCACATGGATTGTTCCTTATGGTCAGAACCAAGCCAAGATACAACATCAGCTCCTGCCTCTTCAGTGGGAGGTGAGAGAGGCTCAGCATAGTTGACTTCTTCATGGACATCTTGGGGTCTGAAGTGGTCGACTGAAATTCCATCCTGTGGTACTTTGGGGTAAGGCGTTGACCAAATAACCTGCCGGTTGGACCCTAAGTCAAAGTCAACctgctcttcctctgtctttcgaCAACTCTCAGGTGTTTCGTTCAGGGTCACCTGGTTTTGAGTCCAGATTGGTGATGCGGACATCGTTGTTACATTGGATCGTGGGCTTGCTCTATGGATGGTAGAGAAGGGACTGATTATGTGACTGGTAGCCAGCTGTGTCTGGAAGCTTTGCTTAACCCCTCGAGAGCTGGGGACTCCATCTGTGAATGACATAGGAAGATTATTGAATAGGTAGACCATGCATAATGGTAATGGGTAGGCCACAGGCCAGGGACTATCATAGATAGACATCAATAAAGTTGAAATGACACTGACTAATATTGACAATACCAGGAAACATTCACCAATGCTTTGATTGCTTTTTGAATGCAAATATCTGCCTATTCCAAAATGTCTTCAGTTTTATCTTAGGTTGACAGAGCTCGAAATCCCATCCCAAAGGCAATATTAGGAGACATGTTCTCCTGAGGTTAGACAGTAATGGAAAGATATTGATCATGACTTCCTTCCCCTCCAGTCTGAATTACCGGAAAGCAAAGCCATATGGCTCAATGACCTTTGGGGACCCTCTTAGGTAGCTTGTGTTACAGAGCACAAAGCGTCTAGCTCAGCCCCCTAACCAACCCACACCATCCCCCAGTCTTTTTGGTCTAATGtgattatatacagtacaatacagagtCAGGACTCTCCTACCTCTTGGTTTTGAgtaataatatacagtaacagGAATACATGTCATGGAGGTGATGGCTTTGACGCCTATCAATATCATGTTGTATTACAACACAGTCACTGATATAGCTGGTTGATTTCTGCATGAAGTGATCATTTACCAGATGTGTAGGTACTCCTTAGCTGATTTGTTGAAGAGAAATCCCCCATCAGACTTTCATTGTCCAGTAAAGCTCTGAAGGAAAATAACAGACATAGACAAATGAGAGAAGGATTCATGAAGGGAAAGTGATGTAATATGTTTTGCATCACTATCTAGAAAATCTTATGTCCTGGTTAGAAGCAGCTTGAATACTAATGTGACAAATAAGCAAGATCATTTTAGTTTGGCCACACTAGGGGGTTTTCTGAAATAAGTGTCGTAGGGTGGGGTCAGAGGAGTGAAGTGGGAGGGCTTTTGTTACCAacatgttattattgttattgaaaTGTGGGGACGACATTGTCATTGACGAGCCATCTTGCAGtgcacaccactaccatcaatTCCCCCGCTCACATACTCACAGCCTAAAATACAGGCATGCACGCCCTGACATTCTGATTAGCCCAAGCAGAACGAATACCATTTGTATTCACAGATGTGGACCAtgcccattcacacacacatttaaaccaGCATCTCTAATGAAACAATACTCTTAAATACTTAGAAACTGGTGCACATGAATATCCCAATATGATCCCAGCATGACATTCCAAGTGTTGCTCAATGTGTTGTATTGCGTGTTGGGATGCACTGTGTAGGTGCAGAAAATATGAATTTGATGCATTTAGCAAATCTCTTGCTCTCTGCTTCTCCCCCTGCCTCTTATTCCTGACTCCCAtagtgtcacattctgaccttagttcctttttcatgtctctattttagtttggtcagggcgtgagttggggtgggcattctatgtgttgttccatgtttttgtatttctgtgtttggcctggtatggttcccaatcagaggcagctgtttatcgttgtctctgattgaaaaccatacttaagcagcctgttttcccactatatTTTGTGAGTAGTTGTTTTGTGTGTCTTCACCATACAGAAGTGTTTCCATTTTCATTTCTTTccttcactttgttattttgtatttttcgtgTTCTGAATGAAATTAATTATCATGGACACTtacaacgctgcattttggtccgatccttcctactcctcatcaGGCGAAGAAAAAGTTTGTTACACATAGCTCATACGTTGATCATTCCCTGCTGATACCTTGGGGTCACTATGGAGGGGGAAGAGACCAGGGGAAAGAGAAAGGCGCCACTCTAGAGGCCCATATAAGGTTACCCTGCTCAAGACAGCCGAGACTGGCCTTTTCAAGGGGATGACCTTTAGGCCAGACGGCTGAGCCCTATTGGACAACAGGCCTTGGGCATCTACATATTGTTCCACATTCtcacagggggagggaggggtgatgggGCTCAGTCTGAACTTCCAGTTGAAAGGCCATCTTTGAATGTGATAAACTAGACGTCTAAATCAGCATGGACATGGGGCTAATAATGACGGCTTTCTCACATATCGGTGGAAAGGTATATAAAAGAAAAAGAACATGTTTGGCAAATAACTCTTGGAAAAGAAGGGGAAGATATTAGTGAAGATGGGATGAGTGGGACATTTGCCTCAATTTTCCTATTCTGATCGGCAGGCTTTTTTGCAGACATGTCTCTTTTTCATCTGTTTCATCAGAGCATGTTCAAACCAACTTGAGGTGACCCTTTTATTTGAACCTTCCCACGCCTCTCTTACATAAAAAAGGACACAACCTCTGATCACCTTTGGCTGTGGACCAATGGTCTTTCATGGCTTCCTCCCCTCGTTTCCTTTCCCTCTACAGCTGATGAGTAAAATAATTGGATGGATGGCCATCATAACACTTTCACCTGCCATGGTCTATCAGATCAGTGGTTGTGAAGAAAAACAGACAAGGAAAACAAGTTAAGACTGAAGTCCAACTTGAGATCCTTGTATGTAAGTAATATTTTCAAGCAAAGCTCCAATTGACATTAATGCATGATTTACTAGTTACCCTTTAGCATTTGGCCCAAAATGTATATAGATTAGTGCTAAAGGTATGATGAGGGAGGTACTGTAGCGTCTGATATATGTACTGTGACATGTACCGTACCTGTATGTGGCCACCTCCATGCCTAGAGACATCTTCAGCTGCACCAGACCCCTACTTTCTGTCAGAAGAGTGTCAATCTGATTTCCCAGCGCCCCCTTCTCCATCTCCAACACCTCCAGATGGGCCTGGGGAACAGGAAAAGGGAAGAGAATTGATTAGAAATAGCATTGATGTCATCCAACAATAGCACATGAACAATAGCACATGTATTGAAGGCACTGAATTCTAGTTCCTGGCCCCATGTCAAGAGCTTATGCCCAGCATAGAACATAGAATGCTCAATGTTGTGTTCCCTGCATCTTATGGTTGGGCCCCAGTGTGGATTTTTGACCTTTCTAGACAAAATGCTGACCTGGAACAAATTCCCTGAGCCCCAGCCTATGCAGAGCCCAATATGTTGTTTCTGTCCAAACATTTCATTAGCATTTCAAATGAAAGGGAGCACAATATAATCCTTCTCAGCGATACTGCGTTGGTGTGTTTCTTCGTCATAGATATCATCAGACTCATTTGGACAAAAACACCTCTGTGCGTTTTCATAAAATTACCATCTTTTCCCCGTTTTTATTTTGGGCCATGTCCATTTGAAAAACGTTCTGCTATGACTGACATTTCAAACGTTTTGTTTTGCTTTGGTTTGCTCAACTGGAAGCAGCTTTAGCTGTCTCGATTAACTGGCAAAATACACAACAAGCACATTGTCAATTGTCTTTGGACTGAAGTCATTTGAAGGTCCTAAATCCCACACAGCAGTCACATTCAAACAACACACTCAAGACATTTGAAAGAATGTATGATTATTAAAGCATAACTCGATATGGAATTTAATAGTATGGTTAGGAATCTCACTTTTATGGCTCAGTTCAGGTTCAGGTGATTGATCTAATTGATACTGTTAGATGATTGCATTGGCAAATGACACTGTTATAACAAAGTTACCTATGAGATACTGACATGAATAAACCCACACCCATAAATATGCCCACAGCAAAGATCAAGGTCGGCTACTTTAACTGTTCTTACCTGCAGGTTTTGTATCTCTTGcctctgcatgtctctctgtTTGGCCACACTCCTCTCCAGACACTGCCTTCTATCCTGGGCTGATTGCAGCTCATTCTCCAGGGCCTGAAGTTTCAGCTGGCTCTCAATTTTCTCCTGGCCCACCTGGGCCAACCgggttctggcctggtttagagaCTCGTCCAGGCTGTCTACCTGGCCCTGAAACACCATGGCCGCCTCATGCCACGCCCTGACAGCCATCTGGGAGTACTCCTCACCCAGGTCCTGGAGGCTGGGAAGCTGGGTGCCCGTTTGGGGTGGAGGGGATGGCAGGGCAGGTCTGACTTGGATTAGTGTAGCCTGGAAGCCAGCAACATCTTCCTGGTGGGTTTGTATCTGGAACTGGATTTGTTTCTCTAGCTGGCTCACCTTCTCTCTTAACCAGATCTGagccctcttctcctcctccatctccttcttgCTGGATGCCAGCTTCTTCTTCACCTCCCCATGGGCGTCCGCCTCCCACCGTCTCTGCAGCCCCAGGACTTGGAGCTCCTCACCCAGACTCCCTAGCTCCAGCTCCACCCGGTCCTTCTCCCTCCAGGCTTCCTCCACCTCCTGCCTGGCCAGGCTCAGCTTGTCTTCCAGGCCCATCTGCCCCCCCTGGCCACTGACCCTCAGGGCCTGGAGCTCCTGGCATAGTAGCTTGTTCTCCTCCTCCAGCAGCCTCACTCGGCCCAGGTAGGTCTCCAGGCGCTGGTTGAGGTTCAGCATCTGGAGCTTGTTGTGGAGCtccatgtcagagagagaggacagatagtGATGCTGGTTGAGTAAAGAGGGCCTCGCTCTGGAGCGAGCAGTTTCTGTCAATGTGTGTGAGGTGCTGATTCGGTCTCTCTCTCCAAGCCTGTGTGTGAGGGTCAGAATGTGCTGTGAGGCTGCTTGCCTCCTCTAGTGTGACCGCTGGTGAGATACTCTCCTTTCATACTGGAATTAATGCAGGGGAGGGCAGAGGGtaggaaaagggaggagggatggagaggagggaagagagggaggtgggagtgAGAAGTGATGTCATTTAGGGGTTAACTCTAGCACTGCTGGAATGTCTTCTGCGTCTTATTCACTGGGAGAAATTCACATTTTGATTGAATGATATCTGTTATCTCTCTACAAGCACATCAGTTATTTTTATGAAATCATGTATTTCTTTACACCAGTTTTTTTCCCTGATACACACATGTTGTGAGCAATTGTGAGACTACTGATTGTAATATGTAAGGCTAAATGCAATAGCATAAATACAATACTCTATGATGAATAGACTTGACAGGAAGCCTAGAGGAAACATTTATATTTGAACTAAGACAACTCCGATTGTCACACGTGATGTAGATTTAGAAATTATAGGCTAAATCAATCTAATTAGATAATTGATTGACTTAATAAAGGATAGACTACCATCTTGATTAAAAAAGTGATGTAGCTACTTTCCAGATCAATTTTGGCCTCACTACTACCATCTGGTGACAGTATTTCAACATTGCAGCAGCCCCACGTCTACATGGTAAAAACTCCACTTGTGATAAGGTGTGTctcggtgagaggtgtaggagttaggcgcaggagagcagggatttctgagaagcgtgtttaatatagatatagatatatgtatatatatatatatatagatatatatatatatatatatatatatatatacacacacacacacacatagtccacCAATACAAAATTGGCACAGATGAAAATTAAAAACTACGCTCTCGAAGGAATATAAACTCGTGTCAATACAGGGAGGAACAACCACAGTTCCGACACTACATACAAGTACGTAATAGCGAAAACAATAAACAGCATAGATGATCGAACGCAAATACACACAAGCTTAATCCTGCACGAATTAAGGCAGGCAACAGGTGccctatatacacacagaaataaaagcaattgaaaccaggtgtgaaaaggaacacagacaaaacaaccagaaaaggaaaaagggatcggtagcggctagtaaACCGTTCAAGTGAAGATCTATTGCAGACATATGGGAAATTAATTACAGACAAATGATAAACACATTACAACATTTTCTGAAGTCTTAGCAAATCAGGGTATTACATTTTACTTTTAAACCAGTCAACCACAATGTGGATTGGCCAACTTCTCAAAAAACTTCTCAATCAACCACTGACAAGAGGGTATGGCAAGTCTTTAGAGGTATCCTCACACTAAAACAAGTgagcagagaatgagagacactcCGATTTCTATTTCTGTACAAAACTATTTCTGTTTTCCATTCAAAGTTGTAGGCCAATGGTTTTCCATACAGATTTTCATACTGAGTTCTGCAGTGTCATTCAGTACCATCATGACAGTACGCCCATGGCACGTCAACACGACTTCCTCTtctcagtcagatggaacagtgaAATTGTTGTCTGACATGAATAACGCAAACCAGAGTCAAAGCAGAGTTACTAATACAGGTCCTAATAGGGATATAAAAAAACAGGGACCACCCTATAATATAGTTCAACACTGGGTAAGGTTTATCTGTACACACTGTTGACGACAAGTCTAAAGGATGGCAGAAGAGCTGCATTATTCTTCCGTGGTTTTCAAGAATCCCATCGTTTCTTCGCCGAAAGGTGGGTCTTGGCCTTTCTTTCTCATCTCTTCATCAATGTCACTGTCTTCTTTTAGTTCATTTCTATCGGTTTACAAAAATGTTATAGACGGAAGACTATAACAACCACAATTATTTGCGAAAATTCAAATTGGAGGGTGCTTAAAGAAAGTGAGCCAGATATGGCAGCTATTTATGCTGAATCACgttcatgttttttttgtctttgttgGCAAATCTACTCTGCCATTATGTGTTAATCAAATATCTTTGATTAAATCAAGTAAAAAAAacgatttcatccattttagattgaggctgtaaagtaacaaaacgtggttaaagtcaagaggtctgaaaacTTCCAGAATGTACTGTATAAACTGAATTAGCGTAATAACTGAACAAATATTTAATGTCATTGTCTCTTGCACAATGATATTTCTTCGTATTGGTATTTGGGCTGAGAT
The genomic region above belongs to Oncorhynchus mykiss isolate Arlee chromosome 3, USDA_OmykA_1.1, whole genome shotgun sequence and contains:
- the LOC110514831 gene encoding nestin isoform X2 — its product is MELHNKLQMLNLNQRLETYLGRVRLLEEENKLLCQELQALRVSGQGGQMGLEDKLSLARQEVEEAWREKDRVELELGSLGEELQVLGLQRRWEADAHGEVKKKLASSKKEMEEEKRAQIWLREKVSQLEKQIQFQIQTHQEDVAGFQATLIQVRPALPSPPPQTGTQLPSLQDLGEEYSQMAVRAWHEAAMVFQGQVDSLDESLNQARTRLAQVGQEKIESQLKLQALENELQSAQDRRQCLERSVAKQRDMQRQEIQNLQAHLEVLEMEKGALGNQIDTLLTESRGLVQLKMSLGMEVATYRALLDNESLMGDFSSTNQLRSTYTSDGVPSSRGVKQSFQTQLATSHIISPFSTIHRASPRSNVTTMSASPIWTQNQVTLNETPESCRKTEEEQVDFDLGSNRQVIWSTPYPKVPQDGISVDHFRPQDVHEEVNYAEPLSPPTEEAGADVVSWLGSDHKEQSMWDLEKEEEDQNIVRTWVAKDKPVLEPAMSHQVEISFSMPTVFSTDAQELYSPSVSDERAGSVTGAHSAFSANDDNDVPFEMSSEKEEPLLDLPYGPMNALEERDLETARKDAEWVGKEGLESEIKSVLEPAFETFTSSQAFEYNKSKEFNQEDNMSYASTQASHGSEEAFHHVKRVEEDVINLTKEDDENYMSNKDEEQLEDELRPYGYGKDDCERLAGFNKEHCVTERIDKFNREAIISYESAQASHWSEEVFHHVERLEEGDINFTKGDDENDMYNKREEQYALHPNGDVDDEWNRVGGYNEENGIRERMDEGKDQEGKDHMKEEEMWNNRETQPNQSDQEHIPSNVEKLNQFEQEHIPLGREKRNISDNDKEDHDEANYCQNTYVSWRAELEGDSYTQDNTLADTHPLIRYKSDETDANTQASHMGESDSSDGEQDREVCQTGSGTWGEGKSKQFDTMEDLYEESEGDVIDQESNMGSTHQEDMDASQTKEHATQENDEETAVDQLIQEAEEEQSYEDLTEPGEYSMMCSDEDNNEERIDRLVEQELENLSISSYSEHFNGQMIESESVLSLQIGSHTELSQTQDILYSEEVEQIHSERLNQSEQEHTTSGGEELNQSEQEHMTSGGEELNQSEQDHMTSGGEKLNQSEQEHTTSGGEKLNQSEQEHTTSGGEKLNQSEQEHTTSGGEKLNQSEQEHTTSGGEKLNQSEQEHTTSGGEKLNQSEQEHTTSGGEKLNQSEQEHTTSGGEKLNQSVQEYIPSDGEELNQSEQEYIPSDGEELNQSEQEYIPSDGEELNQSEQEYIPSGEEELNQSEPEYIPSGGEELNQSEPEYIPSGGEELNQSEPEYIPSEVMYSMHSRIRMTPEHTSLRESSAEISKAEYLAQGKVFSEELGTEAVPDKIEGQDDQNLSMLTHADFTESHSIHSSLNSRPESQTNMNNSDIEESNSTDDESPNASQYLQRANEANLTADQVDLLDVAVSHYEDCNALIEHSAEEVTSYQASHECLQTDKWEVLESPNKHLESGDPFAGHKRDSERSSKTDSKGRDLHSFLSSGVHSNFWGSNLETGASYQPDEPYDHVTKLPNQNLALADNLSWVDLESTGGQLEHKDGQ